The Nitrospinota bacterium genome includes the window GACCTGGCGTGTAATACCCTCCAACACACTATTATTGGCCATAGGTGTTTTGAGCATTCCTTCTTTAATGATAAACAGGTTGCTGGTAGCCCCTTCAGTCACCCCCAAATCTGGGTCAACAATAATACCTTCCATACTTCCTTGACGATGAGAAAGCTCTTTTATCAATATATTAAAAAGATAATTACAAGACTTTATTCCCTTATTGACCCCGGGCAAAATTGGTGCCCGCACAGAAATCAGGCTGATTTGGACTCCTTTTGTGTATACAGTTTTTGATAATGATTTGTGGGGACGGGAAAGGACGACTAAAGTGGGCGCTTCATCTGGATCTATTTCAAAACTACCTGTATTAATACCACGGGTAACAATCAATTTAATGATCGCATTTTTATGTTTATTCCGGTTTAATGTTTCATGCAGTACATCTTTTAATTCCAGCCTGGTTATTGGCAAATCAATAAAGATTAACGGTAAGGATAGAAAAAGCCTCTCAATATGTAGGTCGGATCTAAAGATTTTTCCATTGCGGGCACGCATAGTTTCAAACAGACCATCACCATAGCAAAAACCTCTATCCAACACTGACACTTTAGCGTTTTTGAGAGTAGTAAATAATCCGTTTATATAGACAATAGAATCTTGCATCTACCTCACTCTGACAGTGGATTTTCTGTGCAAATAACTTAATAGGTTATCTGGCAAACATACCATCTATTCAGATATGCTCAAGCTTATTGTCGCTACTTTTAGCGCTGTGCCAATGCTTGAATCATTGCCGCTGCCTTATCCAGAGTTTCTTGATACTCTTTTTGAGGGTTGGAGTCCGCAACAATTCCAGCTCCCACATGAAAACTGGCAATTTCATTATTAACAACTATAGAACGAATAATAATATTTAAATCCATATATGGAGCAAAACCTATATAACCAAAAGACCCTGAGTAGGGCCCTCTTTTAACAGGTTCCAGTTCAGAAATTATTTCCATGCAACGTATTTTGGGGCAACCTGTAATAGTCCCTCCTGGAAATACAGACTTTAATATCTCGTAAACACTGATATCCGGTTTTAAAAATCCAGTTATATTAGAAACAATATGGCTGACATGGGAATATTGCTCCAGAAACATAAAACCGGTCACACTAACCGAGCCTGTCTGGCAAATACGACCCAAGTCATTTCGTTCCAAATCTACAAGCATTAAATGTTCAGCACGTTCTTTGGGGTTTATCAACAATTCCTTTGAAAGAACCTGGTCCTCATCAACTTCCTGGCCACGGGGCCGGGTGCCAGCAATAGGTCTTGTTTCAATTTTTTCTTCGTGTACTTTGACCAAACGTTCAGGAGACGAACTCACTATCGAGAAATCTTGAAAGTCCAGATAGCCAGAAAATGGGGAAGGGTTAATTTTTTTGAGTTTGCTATAAAGCTCGAGCTGGTTACCCTTGAAGCATGTATCAAACTTTTGTGCCAGATTGGCCTGATAAATATCTCCTTCTAGGATATAGTTTTTGGCCTTTTTGACCCTCTCAATATAGTCAGCCTCACTTAAATTTGAACGCATCCCATTAGAAGGAAATAGGGCGCATTGGTTATCTAGCTTTTCTGTACCGAGCTCTAAGACTCTATATACGTCTTTCCAGGCTCTTTTAATTTCCCAACTGAGTTCGTCATAATCAGCATCTGTTCCGGTTATATTTGGGGAAAGAATGAATTTCAGTTCTTCCGTAACGTGGTCATATAAAAAAAATCGTTCCACTTCCATAAATAAAAAGTCAGGCAAATGATTTTCAGTTTCTTGACGGACATCTAATGATTCAAACCATGCGCCGGCCTCATATCCTATAAACCCAACCCAACCACCCCAGAAATGAGGCAGGTAATCAACAACTCCTTCGTTAAAATTTAGAATTTCCAGGGCAGGGGCTGGATGATTCCATTCTGAGACCAATTTACCGCTCTGAGTCAATCTCGCCTTATTACCGGCAATCTCTAAAGCCTTGGTACAGCCACCGCCCATTAGCGAATACCGTGCTGTTTCCTTTGGTCCTTTCGCACTTTCAAGAAGGAAGGAGTTCTTTGTTTGTGAAAATAATTTCTGAAAAATATTTAAGAGATCAAGTGAAGGAATTCTATCCTGACCACATACTGGGACACGCGATGAGGATCCGGCCAACCGCATAAATGTATTTTTGTCGGGCAGGATATCCATGGATTTCTTGGCAAGGAAAGTCGTTAACGATTTACCCTTTCAGGGGCCTATTGTTAACAAAGAGTACCATGTATTTTAAAAAGATAAAAATAGGGGGATCACTCGTAGCGAAGGGCATCGATAGGATTGAGGTTTGCTGCCTTGTTGGCCGGGTAAAACCCGAAAAAAACCCCAATTGCTACAGAAAAACTAAATGCCAGAAGAATAGATTGCGTGGAAACTACAGTTTCCCAGTCGCCCAAGCCTGAAACCACGCGAGAGATTGCTATCCCCAATAAAATACCAACTCCACCACCCAGAAAACTGATTAAGACAGATTCTATCAGGAATTGTTCCAATATTTCCTTTTTTTTGGCACCTATAGCTTTTCTAATGCCTATCTCCCTGGTTCGTTCTGTAACCGAAACAAGCATGATATTCATGATGCCTATACCACCTACCATTAGAGAAATAGCGGCTATTCCACCCAATAGATAGGTAAAGGTTTTAGCTGCATCTCCCCAGCTATTCAACCATTGAGAAGAGTTCTGTACATAAAAATCATTTTCCTTTCCTTCAGCAATATTATGCTTATGCCTTAGTACCTGTGAGATATCTTCTTTAATAATTTCAAGATCTTCAATCTGACCAGCCTGCACATCAATAGATTGAACATGGTCCATCCCAAATACCCGTTTTTGCGCAGTGGTAATCGGAATGAAAATCTGATCATCGGGATCAAACCAGCTCAAAGCACCTTTCGCAACCGTAGTACCTATGACCAGGAAGTTTTTACCATCTACCTTGATGGTTTCCCCAAGCGGATTCCGGCCTTCAAAGAGATTCTTTAAAACCGTGGCACCTACGACACAGATTCTCTTTGCCGATCTTATTTCTTCCTTGTTGAAATAGCGTCCACGATCCATTTCGAAATTGGCCAGACGTGCATAACTAGCTCCAGTTCCCCTGACTGTGGTGTTAGTATTTTTATTCTCAAACTTTAATTGAGCTGATCTGTATACCTGCGCCGCAACACCAGTGATAAGAGGGATATTTTCTTCAATAAAGTTTGCGTCATCCAGAGTAAGAGTATCTACCTTACCTGTAGTCACATGTCGGGATCTCTTTTGTCCAGGCTTTATAGTAATGATGTTTGTTCCAAACTTGGATATTGTATTTAAAGTCTGCCGGCGAGCCCCTTCACCAATGGATATCATTGAGATCACCGATGCCACACCAATGATGATTCCCAGGGCAGTTAGAAATGTCCTGAGCTTGTGAGTCACCAGACTCCTGAGCGCCATCTTAAATAAATCCCATATCAGCATTGCTTTACACCGTTAATCATATCCGCAATGATTTTTCCATCTCTCATCTGAATAATTCTGCCAGCCTGTTGTGCAACTTCCTGCTCATGAGTCACAAGAATCAGGGTCACCGTTTCAAGGTTCAATTGTTTGAAGAGATTCATTATCTCACTGCCGGTCGCTGAATCCAGGTTTCCCGTAGGCTCATCAGCTAAAATAATCGCAGGGTTATTTACCAGAGCCCTGGCAATAGCAACCCTTTGGCGTTCACCACCCGATAATTCTGTCGGCCTGTGTTTTGCGCGATGAACAAGCCCAACTCGTTCAAGAGCCCGCAATGCTGTTTCTCTGGAATTGGGAACACGCCCATATAAAAGTGGTAATTCGGTATTCTCCAATGCCGTCGCACGCGGCAAAAGATTAAAGCTTTGGAAAACAAAACCGATTCTGCGGTTACGGACCTCGGCTAATTGATTGGGCTTCAGGTTTTGAATATCAAGGTTTTCAAGCCGGTAAATACCGGAAGAGGGCAGATCCAGACAACCCAGGAGATTCATGAGGGTGGATTTCCCACTTCCTGAAGGACCCATTATTGCAACGAACTCACCTTTATCTACCCTGAAGTCCACACCTGCTAACGCAGGGACATTTTGCTCACCCATTTGATAGATTTTAGAGAGATTTTCGACTTCAATCAAAGTGGCCTCATTTCGAACGAATCATCCAAAGAATTTTCTTAAGAGAGGAACTTTTTTTTTCTTTGGATTCTTCAAGGATTTTTTCCCAATCCCCCAATATAACCTTATCACCGGGACTCAATCCGCTAGTAATTTGCATATGAATAGGGTTCCTGATACCAGTCTCNNNNNNNNNNNNNNNNNNNNNNNNNNNNNNNNNNNNNNNNNNNNNNNNNNNNNNNNNNNNNNNNNNNNNNNNNNNNNNNNNNNNNNNNNNNNNNNNNNNNTAAGAGAGGAACTTTTTTTTTCTTTGGATTCTTCAAGGATTTTTTCCCAATCCCCCAATATAACCTTATCACCGGGACTCAATCCGCTAGTAATTTGCATATGAATAGGGTTCCTGATACCAGTCTCCACTCGAACCTTTTCAGGCTCGTCATTTTTCAATAGCATCACGTATTTCCCATCATCATCCTTGCGAATTCCAGCCCGGGTTGTATATACGGCATCCTTGACCTTCCTGGTAACGATATCTATATTTGAAGACATCATTGGTTTGAGCAGGTTTTTCCCAGACCCCTTAACCTCGATCTTGACCTTGAATATAGTAATACTGTTCTCGACCAGTCCTTGAGGGGCTATACGTGTAACCTTTCCCTTAAACACTTTACCCGGATAAGCATCAGCCGTAATTTTTACAGCATGTCCTATTTTAACAGACCCAATATCGGTTTCATCAATATCCGCAATTATGAACAACCGAGACATGTCTGCAATAGTAGCTATCGATGTTCCACCGCTCACATTAGAAATACCCGATGCAATGATCTGACCCTCTTCGACCAGTTTTTCAATGATGACACCATTAATGGGAGCAAAAATCTCTGTTTCCTCTAATCTTTCTTCCACCTCTGCAAGAGAAATTTCAGAACTCTTTACTTCGGATAAAACCAGTTCAATCTCATTCTCCTTCATTGTGATATCGTGAATGGAGTCTTTTGCCCTCTGAAGCTTGGTTTTAGCCTGAACAAGGTTTTCCTGATTTACTTTGAAGAGGGTAGCCGCTGCATCCAAAGATTCTCGTGAGACAAACTTTTTTTCGTATAGTTCACTTTGACGTTTCAGTTTATCTTCTGATTCCTTAAGGTTGGCGATTGCCGTTTCAATTTCTGATTCGGAAGTTTTGATATCAGTGCTGTATTTGGTTTTTTGCAGAATCAAGCTTGTTTGTGCTTTTTTATATTTCGCTGCTGAGCTGGATAAATCCGCACGTGCCTTGGCAACATTTCGCTGCTCGTCAGATTTGTCCAATTGCAAAAGAAGCTCTCCCTTTTTAACACGATCACCTTCTTCAAAAGGGAATGATAAAACTTCACCACTGGCTTTTGATTTAACTTCTACCTGGAAATTAGGTTCGACAACACCTGTTGCGGATATTTTTACGATCAACTCACCTTGCAATACTTCTGAGGTTTTGAAGACAGGCTTTTGGGGATCCTCAGAACCATTGGATTTATAGGGAAATAAATATAGGCCGGTCAGTAGAAGAGCCACCCCGATTAAAACCAGGGTTTTTTTCATGTTTCATCGCCTTCAGAAAGTTTTATATTGTTTTCTTTAAGAGTTTGGGCCTTGACCTGACGTAAACGGTTGCGGGACTTCTTATAATCTATGATAGCTTTAATTTCATTACTTTGTTCTTCTGCAAGATCTTCCTGGAATTCCAAAACATTGAAGCTGGTTGAAAGTCCAACCTCAAACTTCTTTTCTTCAGCAGTGAGTTTTTCTTCTGCCAGTTTCCTTGCTATGCGGGTCGCATGAACCCTTTTAATATCTGTTTTAATCTGCCGGTAAGCCTCCCGCACTTCGACAGTAATTGTTTTTTCCAGATCTTTTATATCCAGTAGTAACTGGGCAACCTCAAGTTTTTTTGCAACCAGTTTGCTTTTTGCCGACCGGTTACCAATGGGATAGCTTAAATTCACTCCAAATTCCCACAGATAGTATTTACCAGAACCTAAATCACCCAGGGTATTGCCATAATCCCCGCCAAACTTACTTCTTCCTTGTACCGTACCAGTTGTGATATTGATCGCTTCACCGCTTATTCCATTGAGCCCCAAACTACTTACAAGATCAAGCGTTGGATAAGTTTGATTTTCGTTATACTTAACTTCAATATTTCGGTTTTCTAATTCTTTCTTCTTAACTAAAAGGTCGGGTCTGTCGCTTAAAGCTATTTGTATAGCCTCCTCAAGAGTCCCTTCTGTTCCGGGGTCAAAAACGGGTGCATCAGAAGGAAGAAGTTGACTTCTCCCTTGTTGTGAATCAAACGAATAATTGAGAATATTTTTTAAATTATCTTCAGTATCCTGGATTAAATCCTGGGCACTCAAAAGCAACTGATCACGGGAAGCCACTTCTGATTTTGCCTGGAGAATCTCCAATTCTGCCAACGTACCCACTTCAACCTGGGCCTTAACCTGTTTTTCTAATTTTTGAGCTCTTTCAAGTGATTTTCCCTTAACCTTCAAATCCTCAATGCTAAAAANNNNNNNNNNNNNNNNNNNNNNNNNNNNNNNNNNNNNNNNNNNNNNNNNNNNNNNNNNNNNNNN containing:
- a CDS encoding anthranilate synthase component I family protein, yielding MDILPDKNTFMRLAGSSSRVPVCGQDRIPSLDLLNIFQKLFSQTKNSFLLESAKGPKETARYSLMGGGCTKALEIAGNKARLTQSGKLVSEWNHPAPALEILNFNEGVVDYLPHFWGGWVGFIGYEAGAWFESLDVRQETENHLPDFLFMEVERFFLYDHVTEELKFILSPNITGTDADYDELSWEIKRAWKDVYRVLELGTEKLDNQCALFPSNGMRSNLSEADYIERVKKAKNYILEGDIYQANLAQKFDTCFKGNQLELYSKLKKINPSPFSGYLDFQDFSIVSSSPERLVKVHEEKIETRPIAGTRPRGQEVDEDQVLSKELLINPKERAEHLMLVDLERNDLGRICQTGSVSVTGFMFLEQYSHVSHIVSNITGFLKPDISVYEILKSVFPGGTITGCPKIRCMEIISELEPVKRGPYSGSFGYIGFAPYMDLNIIIRSIVVNNEIASFHVGAGIVADSNPQKEYQETLDKAAAMIQALAQR
- a CDS encoding ABC transporter ATP-binding protein, whose protein sequence is MIEVENLSKIYQMGEQNVPALAGVDFRVDKGEFVAIMGPSGSGKSTLMNLLGCLDLPSSGIYRLENLDIQNLKPNQLAEVRNRRIGFVFQSFNLLPRATALENTELPLLYGRVPNSRETALRALERVGLVHRAKHRPTELSGGERQRVAIARALVNNPAIILADEPTGNLDSATGSEIMNLFKQLNLETVTLILVTHEQEVAQQAGRIIQMRDGKIIADMINGVKQC
- a CDS encoding efflux RND transporter periplasmic adaptor subunit, which produces MKKTLVLIGVALLLTGLYLFPYKSNGSEDPQKPVFKTSEVLQGELIVKISATGVVEPNFQVEVKSKASGEVLSFPFEEGDRVKKGELLLQLDKSDEQRNVAKARADLSSSAAKYKKAQTSLILQKTKYSTDIKTSESEIETAIANLKESEDKLKRQSELYEKKFVSRESLDAAATLFKVNQENLVQAKTKLQRAKDSIHDITMKENEIELVLSEVKSSEISLAEVEERLEETEIFAPINGVIIEKLVEEGQIIASGISNVSGGTSIATIADMSRLFIIADIDETDIGSVKIGHAVKITADAYPGKVFKGKVTRIAPQGLVENSITIFKVKIEVKGSGKNLLKPMMSSNIDIVTRKVKDAVYTTRAGIRKDDDGKYVMLLKNDEPEKVRVETGIRNPIHMQITSGLSPGDKVILGDWEKILEESKEKKSSSL
- a CDS encoding TolC family protein, whose amino-acid sequence is FSIEDLKVKGKSLERAQKLEKQVKAQVEVGTLAELEILQAKSEVASRDQLLLSAQDLIQDTEDNLKNILNYSFDSQQGRSQLLPSDAPVFDPGTEGTLEEAIQIALSDRPDLLVKKKELENRNIEVKYNENQTYPTLDLVSSLGLNGISGEAINITTGTVQGRSKFGGDYGNTLGDLGSGKYYLWEFGVNLSYPIGNRSAKSKLVAKKLEVAQLLLDIKDLEKTITVEVREAYRQIKTDIKRVHATRIARKLAEEKLTAEEKKFEVGLSTSFNVLEFQEDLAEEQSNEIKAIIDYKKSRNRLRQVKAQTLKENNIKLSEGDET
- a CDS encoding FtsX-like permease family protein, with translation MLIWDLFKMALRSLVTHKLRTFLTALGIIIGVASVISMISIGEGARRQTLNTISKFGTNIITIKPGQKRSRHVTTGKVDTLTLDDANFIEENIPLITGVAAQVYRSAQLKFENKNTNTTVRGTGASYARLANFEMDRGRYFNKEEIRSAKRICVVGATVLKNLFEGRNPLGETIKVDGKNFLVIGTTVAKGALSWFDPDDQIFIPITTAQKRVFGMDHVQSIDVQAGQIEDLEIIKEDISQVLRHKHNIAEGKENDFYVQNSSQWLNSWGDAAKTFTYLLGGIAAISLMVGGIGIMNIMLVSVTERTREIGIRKAIGAKKKEILEQFLIESVLISFLGGGVGILLGIAISRVVSGLGDWETVVSTQSILLAFSFSVAIGVFFGFYPANKAANLNPIDALRYE